AGGCGGGTCCATGCGAACCCGCGTCCTTGTTCGCGCTAATGATGTGTGCACCGGGAAGTGGTGGAAAGCGCCGGCGGTCGTGGTGGATTTGACCCTGACGATCAACCCGGCCCAACAGCCGCTCGCCCGCATCGAGGATCGGCCCAATCGGATATACCGGCACTGACTTGCGTGATGGCGTCGAGTGCTGGTCTTTGGGAAACTGAGGCCCGGGAAACGTGAACATAGGCTGCAGAGTCCCGCCGGCGATACCCGGCGCTTTCGCAAGGTGATAGCCCCAGATTGCGCCATTGATCCCGGAGAATGACGTCGCGGTCAGTCCATTGGTCTGTCCGAGGTAAGCCCCATCTACCTCACATCGGTCGTAGGAATAGATTTCGGAATAGATCTGTTCCATATCTGCATGCAGCAGTGAAGCATCCATCTTTGCGACGGAGAGCTTCATCACATTGATGTAGCCGTGGCCACTTGCTCCTGGATTCATATAGCCCATGCAGTGTCTTGGCAACGGGCCCACAGCGCCGTTCACCACTGATTCCAGCGAAAACTCGCGGTTGCCATTCGTCGCCAACCTCTGGTTCAGAACCGGGTTTCTTGTCTTTACTGATTTC
Above is a window of Terriglobales bacterium DNA encoding:
- a CDS encoding histidine decarboxylase, pyruvoyl type, which translates into the protein MKSVKTRNPVLNQRLATNGNREFSLESVVNGAVGPLPRHCMGYMNPGASGHGYINVMKLSVAKMDASLLHADMEQIYSEIYSYDRCEVDGAYLGQTNGLTATSFSGINGAIWGYHLAKAPGIAGGTLQPMFTFPGPQFPKDQHSTPSRKSVPVYPIGPILDAGERLLGRVDRQGQIHHDRRRFPPLPGAHIISANKDAGSHGPA